In Vibrio bathopelagicus, the following are encoded in one genomic region:
- the rimP gene encoding ribosome maturation factor RimP, which produces MTGLERQLTEMLDAPVAASGYELVGLEFIRAGEHSTLRIYIDSPNGINVDDCSEVSHQVSAVMDVEDPISVAYNLEVSSPGLERPLFKAEHYQQFIGHEVSIVLKMAVGNRRKWKGDIQSIEGETVKVLVEGQEEEFVLSNIAKANLIPKF; this is translated from the coding sequence ATGACTGGTTTAGAAAGACAACTTACTGAAATGCTTGACGCTCCAGTAGCAGCATCAGGTTATGAGTTAGTTGGATTAGAATTTATTCGTGCTGGTGAGCACTCAACGCTACGTATTTACATCGATTCACCAAATGGTATCAATGTAGACGATTGCTCTGAGGTTAGTCACCAAGTAAGTGCCGTAATGGACGTTGAAGATCCAATTTCAGTGGCTTATAACCTTGAAGTTTCTTCACCAGGTTTAGAGAGACCACTGTTCAAAGCAGAGCATTACCAACAATTTATTGGTCACGAGGTAAGCATCGTTTTGAAAATGGCTGTCGGCAACCGTCGTAAATGGAAAGGTGATATCCAATCTATTGAAGGCGAGACAGTAAAAGTATTGGTTGAAGGACAAGAAGAAGAATTCGTCCTGAGCAATATTGCGAAAGCTAACCTGATCCCTAAATTTTAG
- the secG gene encoding preprotein translocase subunit SecG — protein MFTVLLVIYLLAALGVIGLVLIQQGKGADMGASFGAGASNTVFGAGGSGNFLTRMTAIFATTFFILSLVLGNMSTHKTESQWINPTEGQVIQQAEEAVSEVPAQGDEIPQ, from the coding sequence ATGTTTACAGTTCTACTTGTGATTTACCTGTTGGCAGCGCTTGGTGTAATTGGCCTAGTGTTGATTCAACAAGGTAAAGGCGCAGATATGGGAGCCTCATTCGGTGCTGGCGCTTCAAACACTGTGTTTGGTGCTGGTGGCTCAGGAAATTTCCTTACCCGAATGACTGCAATTTTTGCAACTACATTTTTTATCCTTAGCTTAGTGCTTGGTAATATGTCTACACATAAAACTGAGTCACAATGGATTAACCCGACTGAAGGTCAGGTAATTCAGCAAGCTGAAGAGGCAGTGAGTGAAGTTCCGGCGCAAGGCGACGAGATTCCACAATAA
- the glmM gene encoding phosphoglucosamine mutase, with translation MSDKRRYFGTDGVRGKVGQYPITPDFVLKLGWAAGRVLAKQGTKKVIIGKDTRISGYMLESALEAGLAAAGLQATFTGPMPTPAVAYLTQTFRAEAGIVISASHNPYYDNGIKFFSSEGTKLSDEIELAIEAELDKDIECVESSVLGKAVRLNDAAGRYIEFCKSTFPHKMTLAGMKIVVDCAHGATYHIAPAVFKELGAEVIAMGVEPNGTNINHEVGATDVRALQAKVVEEKAALGLGFDGDGDRIIMVDELGNKVDGDQIAYIIARDALRRGELKGGVVGTLMTNLGMENGLKQLGIPFVRAAVGDRYVMEQLLAKGWKIGAENSGHVILLDKVTTGDAIVAALQVLASVVDSEMTLNELSQGMTLYPQVLENVRFSGDSNPLEAEAVKAAVVEVEAELGEKGRVLLRKSGTEPLLRVMVEGEDADLVQKSALKIADAVKANC, from the coding sequence ATGTCTGATAAAAGACGTTACTTCGGCACAGATGGCGTACGTGGCAAAGTGGGTCAGTACCCAATTACGCCTGATTTTGTTTTGAAGCTTGGCTGGGCTGCGGGTCGTGTTTTAGCAAAGCAGGGCACAAAGAAAGTGATTATCGGTAAAGATACTCGTATTTCTGGTTACATGCTTGAGTCTGCTTTAGAAGCTGGCTTAGCTGCTGCAGGCCTTCAGGCTACGTTTACGGGGCCAATGCCGACACCGGCTGTTGCTTACCTAACACAAACTTTCCGTGCTGAGGCGGGGATTGTTATTTCTGCATCGCACAACCCATATTACGATAACGGCATTAAGTTCTTCTCTTCTGAAGGAACTAAATTGTCGGATGAAATTGAGTTGGCAATCGAAGCCGAACTAGACAAAGATATCGAGTGCGTGGAGTCTTCAGTACTAGGTAAAGCGGTACGTTTAAATGATGCAGCAGGCCGTTATATTGAATTTTGTAAAAGTACATTCCCACACAAAATGACATTAGCGGGAATGAAAATTGTGGTTGATTGCGCTCACGGTGCAACTTACCACATCGCGCCAGCTGTGTTTAAAGAGTTGGGTGCTGAAGTCATTGCAATGGGTGTTGAGCCAAATGGTACCAACATTAACCATGAAGTGGGTGCGACGGATGTGCGTGCTCTGCAAGCTAAAGTGGTTGAAGAAAAAGCAGCTTTAGGCCTTGGTTTTGATGGCGACGGTGACCGCATCATCATGGTTGATGAGCTAGGCAACAAAGTTGATGGTGACCAAATCGCTTACATCATTGCTCGTGATGCGCTACGTCGTGGTGAACTAAAAGGCGGTGTTGTCGGTACATTGATGACGAACCTTGGTATGGAAAATGGACTTAAGCAATTAGGTATTCCATTTGTACGTGCTGCTGTAGGTGACCGTTATGTAATGGAGCAGCTTCTTGCTAAAGGCTGGAAGATCGGTGCAGAAAACTCTGGCCATGTGATTCTATTGGATAAAGTAACGACCGGTGATGCCATCGTTGCAGCGCTGCAAGTGTTGGCTTCAGTCGTTGATAGTGAAATGACACTGAATGAACTTTCTCAAGGTATGACGTTATACCCTCAGGTTCTAGAAAATGTTCGTTTCAGCGGCGACTCAAACCCATTAGAAGCAGAGGCGGTTAAAGCCGCAGTTGTTGAAGTAGAAGCTGAGCTGGGCGAAAAAGGCCGCGTATTGCTGCGTAAGTCAGGCACAGAGCCTCTATTGCGAGTGATGGTTGAAGGTGAAGATGCTGATCTTGTTCAGAAATCTGCACTTAAGATTGCTGATGCTGTAAAAGCGAATTGCTAA
- the folP gene encoding dihydropteroate synthase: protein MILQANSKTLLLDRPHVMGILNVTPDSFSDGGQFNSLEKALQQAERMIKAGVSIIDIGGESTRPGAPEVTLEDELSRVIPAIKAIRANFDVWISIDTSKAEVMRQAVEAGADLINDVRALQEPGALEAAAQAQVPVCLMHMKGQPRTMQANPSYDDVFTDVEDFLKERVEACEVVGIPKEQLVLDPGFGFGKTIEHNYHLLAHLEKFHTLGLPILAGISRKSMIFKLLDKAPADCMVGSVTCATIAAMKGAQIIRVHDVEDTLEAMKIIEVMNNNH from the coding sequence ATGATATTACAAGCAAACAGCAAAACACTCCTTTTAGACCGTCCTCATGTGATGGGTATCCTCAATGTAACTCCCGACTCATTTTCTGATGGTGGTCAATTCAATTCATTAGAGAAAGCATTGCAGCAAGCTGAACGCATGATCAAAGCAGGTGTCAGTATTATTGATATCGGTGGTGAATCTACCCGTCCGGGAGCGCCTGAAGTTACATTGGAGGATGAACTATCAAGGGTTATCCCTGCAATTAAAGCGATTCGAGCCAATTTTGATGTGTGGATTTCTATTGATACCAGCAAAGCGGAAGTGATGCGTCAAGCCGTTGAAGCGGGAGCTGACTTGATCAATGATGTGCGAGCTCTGCAAGAGCCGGGCGCTTTAGAAGCTGCTGCTCAAGCTCAAGTTCCAGTTTGTTTGATGCACATGAAAGGCCAGCCAAGAACCATGCAAGCTAACCCTAGCTATGACGATGTTTTCACGGATGTCGAAGACTTTTTAAAAGAAAGGGTTGAGGCTTGTGAGGTTGTCGGCATACCTAAAGAGCAACTTGTTCTCGATCCTGGCTTTGGTTTTGGTAAAACGATAGAGCATAATTACCACCTATTAGCGCACCTTGAAAAATTTCATACGCTTGGCTTGCCAATCTTAGCGGGTATCTCGAGAAAATCGATGATCTTTAAACTGCTAGATAAAGCCCCAGCAGATTGCATGGTAGGAAGTGTTACTTGCGCGACCATTGCGGCGATGAAAGGTGCTCAAATTATTCGCGTTCACGATGTAGAAGATACATTGGAAGCGATGAAGATAATTGAAGTGATGAACAACAATCACTAA
- the ftsH gene encoding ATP-dependent zinc metalloprotease FtsH, whose product MAKNLILWLVIAVVLMSVFQSFGPGESNGRAVDYTTFVQEVGQGQIQDAQFNNSEISFTRRGGGAKYVTYMPVYDQKLLDDLINQNVKVQGTPPEEQSLLGTIFISWFPMILLIGVWIFFMRQMQGGGGGKGAMSFGKSKARMMSEEQIKTMFADVAGCDEAKEDVKELVDYLRDPSRFQKLGGKIPTGILLVGPPGTGKTLLAKAIAGEAKVPFFTISGSDFVEMFVGVGASRVRDMFEQAKKAAPCIIFIDEIDAVGRQRGAGVGGGHDEREQTLNQMLVEMDGFEGNEGIIVIAATNRPDVLDPALLRPGRFDRQVVVGLPDVRGREQILKVHMRKVPLSGDVEPSLIARGTPGFSGADLANLVNEAALFAARGNKRNVSMVEFELAKDKIMMGAERRSMVMSEEVKESTAYHEAGHAIVGRLVPEHDPVYKVSIIPRGRALGVTMYLPEQDRVSMSRQHLESMISSLYGGRLAEELIYGKEKVSTGASNDIERATDIARKMVTQWGFSEKLGPLLYAEEEGEVFLGRGMSQAKHVSDDTTRLIDEEIRILIDRNYARAKQILEDNMDLMHSMKDALMKYETIDAGQIDDLMERKTDIREPAGWGDQAKAEPAKEEAKPEAEEKSEAKAEPKAEESKVEEAKSESDDAQNKDS is encoded by the coding sequence ATGGCAAAAAATTTAATTCTGTGGCTAGTTATCGCTGTAGTGCTTATGTCTGTATTCCAGAGCTTCGGCCCTGGTGAAAGTAATGGCAGAGCAGTTGATTACACCACGTTTGTACAGGAAGTTGGCCAAGGCCAGATTCAAGACGCACAGTTCAATAACAGTGAAATATCTTTCACCCGTCGTGGTGGTGGTGCTAAGTATGTAACTTACATGCCTGTTTATGATCAGAAGCTACTTGATGACTTAATTAACCAAAACGTGAAAGTTCAGGGCACACCACCTGAAGAGCAGAGCCTGCTTGGCACTATCTTCATCTCTTGGTTCCCAATGATCTTACTGATTGGTGTGTGGATTTTCTTCATGCGTCAAATGCAAGGCGGCGGCGGCGGTAAAGGCGCAATGTCGTTTGGTAAGAGCAAAGCTCGAATGATGAGCGAAGAACAAATTAAAACGATGTTTGCTGATGTTGCAGGTTGTGACGAAGCAAAAGAAGACGTTAAAGAACTTGTTGACTACCTTCGTGACCCAAGTCGTTTCCAAAAGCTAGGCGGTAAGATCCCTACAGGTATTCTGTTGGTTGGTCCTCCTGGCACTGGTAAGACATTGCTTGCAAAAGCAATTGCGGGTGAAGCGAAAGTACCGTTCTTTACTATATCTGGTTCTGACTTCGTAGAAATGTTCGTTGGTGTTGGTGCATCTCGTGTGCGTGACATGTTCGAACAAGCGAAGAAAGCCGCACCATGTATCATCTTTATCGATGAAATCGATGCAGTAGGTCGTCAACGTGGCGCTGGTGTTGGTGGTGGTCACGATGAACGTGAGCAAACACTGAACCAAATGCTGGTTGAGATGGATGGTTTCGAGGGTAACGAAGGTATTATTGTTATCGCTGCGACTAACCGTCCAGACGTACTAGACCCAGCACTACTTCGTCCAGGTCGTTTTGACCGTCAAGTTGTGGTTGGTCTACCTGATGTACGTGGTCGTGAACAGATTCTTAAAGTACACATGCGTAAAGTTCCACTGTCAGGCGATGTTGAACCATCTCTGATTGCTCGTGGTACTCCAGGCTTCTCTGGTGCAGATCTTGCGAACCTTGTTAACGAAGCGGCTCTATTTGCTGCTCGCGGAAACAAACGCAATGTATCTATGGTTGAGTTTGAACTTGCGAAAGATAAGATCATGATGGGTGCAGAGCGCCGTTCAATGGTTATGTCTGAAGAAGTGAAAGAGTCAACGGCTTACCATGAAGCGGGTCACGCGATTGTCGGTCGTTTGGTACCTGAACACGATCCAGTGTACAAAGTATCAATCATCCCTCGTGGTCGTGCACTTGGTGTGACGATGTATCTACCAGAACAAGATCGCGTAAGCATGTCTCGCCAACATCTAGAGTCAATGATTTCTAGCTTGTACGGTGGTCGTCTTGCTGAAGAGCTTATCTACGGTAAAGAGAAGGTTTCGACTGGTGCGTCTAACGATATCGAACGTGCAACAGATATTGCTCGTAAGATGGTTACGCAATGGGGCTTCTCTGAGAAGCTGGGTCCTCTTCTTTATGCTGAAGAAGAAGGCGAAGTTTTCCTAGGTCGCGGCATGAGTCAAGCGAAGCATGTTTCTGACGATACAACTCGACTTATCGATGAAGAAATTCGCATTCTTATCGACCGCAACTACGCTCGAGCTAAGCAAATCCTAGAAGATAATATGGATTTGATGCACTCGATGAAAGATGCGCTTATGAAGTACGAAACGATCGATGCGGGTCAGATTGATGACCTCATGGAACGTAAGACTGATATTCGTGAGCCTGCTGGTTGGGGTGACCAGGCAAAAGCAGAACCTGCAAAGGAAGAAGCTAAGCCTGAAGCTGAGGAGAAATCTGAAGCTAAAGCCGAACCAAAAGCTGAAGAGTCAAAAGTTGAAGAAGCTAAGTCTGAATCAGATGATGCTCAAAACAAAGACTCTTAA
- the rlmE gene encoding 23S rRNA (uridine(2552)-2'-O)-methyltransferase RlmE: MSKQKHSASSGRWLKEHFDDKYANEARKKGYRSRAYFKMEEIQAKDKLLSPAMTVVDLGAAPGGWSQYAAKIIGDSGQIIACDLLPMDPIAGVSFLQGDFREEAVLEALLDRIQPNMVDVVMSDMAPNIAGNNSVDQPRAMYLVELALDMCRQVLATNGSFVVKVFQGEGFDQYVKDVREMFKTVKVRKPDSSRARSREVFIVATGYKG, translated from the coding sequence ATGAGTAAACAGAAACACTCGGCCAGTTCAGGCCGTTGGTTGAAGGAACACTTCGACGACAAGTACGCAAATGAGGCGAGAAAGAAAGGCTATCGTTCACGTGCTTATTTCAAAATGGAAGAGATTCAAGCGAAAGATAAATTGTTGTCTCCTGCGATGACCGTTGTGGATTTGGGTGCAGCTCCTGGCGGTTGGTCTCAATATGCTGCTAAGATTATTGGTGACAGTGGACAAATCATTGCGTGTGACTTGTTACCTATGGATCCAATCGCTGGGGTGAGCTTTTTACAAGGTGATTTCCGCGAAGAAGCAGTATTGGAAGCGTTGTTAGATCGTATTCAACCTAATATGGTTGATGTGGTTATGTCTGACATGGCACCTAACATTGCGGGAAATAACTCAGTAGACCAACCAAGAGCTATGTATTTGGTTGAATTAGCTTTGGATATGTGTCGACAAGTTCTAGCTACCAATGGTAGTTTTGTTGTTAAAGTATTCCAAGGCGAAGGGTTTGACCAATACGTTAAAGATGTCCGTGAGATGTTTAAAACGGTTAAGGTCAGAAAACCCGACTCTTCTCGAGCTCGTTCTCGTGAAGTGTTTATCGTAGCCACTGGTTACAAAGGTTAA
- the yhbY gene encoding ribosome assembly RNA-binding protein YhbY — protein MNLSTKQKQHLKGLAHSLKPVVLMGANGLTEAVLAEIELALDHHELIKIKVASEDRETKQLIIDAIVRETKAEKVQTIGKVLVLFRQSEARKIEIPRK, from the coding sequence ATGAACCTAAGTACCAAACAAAAGCAGCATCTAAAGGGCCTAGCTCACAGTTTAAAACCTGTAGTGCTAATGGGCGCAAATGGACTTACTGAAGCTGTTCTAGCGGAAATCGAATTAGCTCTAGACCACCACGAACTGATCAAGATTAAAGTAGCATCAGAAGACCGTGAGACTAAGCAACTAATTATCGATGCAATTGTACGTGAAACTAAAGCTGAGAAAGTACAAACTATCGGTAAAGTTCTTGTACTGTTCCGTCAGTCTGAAGCACGTAAAATCGAGATTCCACGCAAATAA
- the greA gene encoding transcription elongation factor GreA — protein MEKVPMTVRGAQKLRDELDRLLKLRPIISAAIGEARELGDLKENAEYHAAREEQGICEAQIRDIEYKLSLAQIIDVTQMDNTGKVIFGTTVTLIDVDTDEEFRYQIVSEDEAEIKTGRISVKSPIARGLIGKMEGDEVIISTPGGDKDFEIDKVEYI, from the coding sequence ATGGAAAAGGTTCCAATGACAGTACGTGGCGCTCAGAAGCTACGTGACGAATTAGATCGCCTACTTAAGCTACGTCCTATTATTTCAGCAGCTATTGGTGAAGCTCGTGAACTAGGTGACTTGAAAGAGAACGCTGAATATCATGCAGCTCGTGAAGAGCAGGGTATCTGTGAAGCTCAAATTCGAGATATCGAATACAAGCTATCGCTAGCTCAGATCATCGACGTAACTCAAATGGATAACACAGGTAAGGTTATCTTTGGTACTACGGTTACTTTGATTGACGTAGATACTGATGAAGAGTTCCGTTACCAAATCGTTTCTGAAGATGAAGCTGAAATCAAAACTGGCCGCATTTCGGTGAAATCACCGATCGCTCGTGGTCTTATTGGTAAGATGGAAGGTGATGAGGTTATTATCTCTACACCTGGCGGCGATAAAGATTTCGAAATCGACAAAGTAGAATACATCTAG
- a CDS encoding porin — protein MNNKTLIALAVAATVSAGANAANVYSQDGTELNVGGRAEFRGDFIGNGGEEVEGTMANNSRFRLNVGGTTEINESLSGFGFYEAEQTVNSSSDNDANDTFKQRYMFAGLQGEFGAVSFGRQDTAAVQISQMSDVTTFTGAQKEFISAGNEQINNTILYTGEFDALTVKASLVAGEKKDTDSYGVSAIYTLPMGLGFGLGYSAGDNGENLGSGDAIIAGVNYTLDSLYLAGTYTTGEADDKLNSDFNGMEFAATYGFGNGFTLMGAYQKTEVDNLLGQSSDQSDFFEITGDYAFNNNMNAYVAYMLNNMDESTNGAKDAEDTLRLGLKYSF, from the coding sequence ATGAATAACAAGACTCTGATCGCTCTAGCAGTAGCGGCAACAGTATCAGCTGGCGCAAATGCAGCTAACGTATACAGCCAAGATGGTACAGAACTAAACGTTGGTGGTCGCGCGGAATTCCGTGGTGACTTCATTGGTAACGGTGGTGAAGAAGTTGAAGGCACAATGGCAAATAATAGCCGTTTCCGTCTTAACGTTGGTGGTACTACAGAAATCAACGAATCACTAAGCGGCTTTGGTTTCTACGAAGCAGAACAAACAGTAAATTCTTCTAGCGACAATGACGCTAATGATACTTTCAAACAGCGTTACATGTTTGCAGGTCTTCAAGGTGAGTTCGGTGCCGTTTCTTTCGGCCGCCAAGATACAGCAGCAGTACAAATCTCTCAAATGTCTGATGTAACGACATTTACTGGTGCTCAAAAAGAATTCATCAGCGCTGGTAACGAGCAAATCAACAACACTATCCTTTACACTGGCGAATTTGACGCTCTAACAGTGAAAGCAAGTTTAGTTGCTGGTGAGAAAAAAGATACTGACTCTTACGGCGTATCTGCAATCTACACTCTTCCTATGGGTCTAGGCTTCGGTCTTGGTTACTCAGCAGGTGACAATGGCGAGAACCTAGGTTCTGGCGACGCGATCATCGCTGGTGTAAACTACACACTTGATTCTCTATACCTAGCTGGTACATACACTACTGGTGAAGCAGACGATAAATTAAACTCTGACTTCAACGGTATGGAATTCGCAGCAACTTATGGCTTTGGTAACGGCTTTACTCTAATGGGTGCTTACCAAAAAACTGAAGTAGATAACCTACTAGGTCAATCTAGCGATCAAAGTGATTTCTTCGAAATTACTGGTGACTATGCATTCAACAACAACATGAATGCTTACGTTGCATACATGCTAAACAACATGGATGAGAGCACTAATGGCGCTAAAGACGCAGAAGATACTCTACGTCTAGGTCTAAAATACTCTTTCTAA
- the dacB gene encoding serine-type D-Ala-D-Ala carboxypeptidase — MFKFYLLTASLLSCPVFAYTPLDKLPDGSSTSIILESLSGDSNEMNTDTDGFYPPASTLKLVTALAAKLELGDDFHYTTSIARSNEDVVISFSGDPTLQREHLKGLLSQYAKSQSKTIKGNLYLDNSAYTGYQRAVGWPWDILGVCYSAPSSAMTLDSNCAQASIYTKDNGSTRVYIPAHYPIDVTTTAATVTRSGQKATQCDLELITTPDNAYKLSGCLVERKKPLPLKFAIQNPDLYTYQVVTSLLKELKIQVNGDVIVGKKAKANKTTLVASHHSEKLPELLDTMLKKSDNLIADNLTKTLGATFYVQPGSFNNGTEAIKQILLTKANINLSKAQLVDGSGLSRNNRMTSQTMAQVLRYIWENDQQLNLIGAMPTSGTDGTLKYRQSMRKAPIQGNIVAKSGSLYGSYNMAGYGLDKAGNPNSLFVQFVRDYFPEEQDPDKPIEAPITQFERIFYADVVEFSQIQSKSQ; from the coding sequence ATGTTCAAGTTTTATCTTCTTACTGCGTCCCTACTATCTTGCCCTGTATTTGCTTACACTCCTCTAGATAAACTACCAGATGGCAGCAGCACAAGTATCATTTTGGAATCACTGAGTGGCGATTCAAATGAAATGAATACCGACACTGATGGCTTTTATCCACCCGCCAGCACTTTAAAACTCGTTACGGCTTTGGCGGCTAAATTGGAACTGGGGGATGACTTTCACTACACGACCAGCATAGCTCGTTCTAATGAAGACGTTGTGATCTCATTCAGCGGTGACCCAACGCTACAACGAGAACACCTAAAAGGCCTTTTATCTCAATACGCTAAATCACAATCTAAAACCATCAAAGGTAACTTATACCTCGATAACTCGGCTTATACAGGCTATCAGCGAGCGGTTGGTTGGCCTTGGGACATTCTAGGCGTTTGTTACAGCGCGCCTTCTAGCGCGATGACTTTAGACAGCAACTGCGCACAAGCCTCTATTTATACAAAAGATAACGGCAGTACTCGGGTCTATATTCCAGCTCACTACCCGATAGACGTGACAACCACCGCTGCCACCGTAACTCGCTCTGGGCAGAAAGCCACACAATGCGACTTAGAGCTCATTACCACTCCAGACAACGCTTACAAGCTCTCTGGTTGCTTAGTTGAGCGTAAGAAACCACTACCGCTCAAGTTTGCGATTCAAAATCCAGATCTTTATACCTACCAAGTCGTGACCTCGCTTCTTAAAGAGCTGAAAATCCAAGTTAATGGCGATGTGATTGTTGGTAAAAAAGCTAAAGCAAACAAAACTACGTTAGTCGCGAGTCACCATTCTGAAAAGCTTCCTGAACTGCTCGATACCATGCTAAAGAAATCAGACAATCTGATAGCAGACAACCTAACCAAAACGCTGGGTGCAACGTTTTATGTCCAGCCTGGTAGTTTCAATAACGGTACTGAAGCGATAAAGCAGATACTGCTGACTAAGGCCAACATTAACCTCAGTAAAGCGCAGCTAGTCGATGGTTCAGGGCTATCTAGAAATAACCGCATGACCTCGCAAACCATGGCTCAGGTTCTGCGTTATATCTGGGAAAACGATCAACAGCTCAACCTGATTGGGGCTATGCCTACATCTGGCACTGATGGAACGCTCAAATACCGTCAAAGCATGAGAAAAGCACCGATCCAAGGCAACATTGTTGCAAAGAGCGGATCTTTATATGGCAGTTACAACATGGCGGGATACGGATTAGATAAAGCGGGGAATCCAAACTCTCTGTTTGTGCAGTTTGTCCGTGACTACTTCCCAGAAGAACAAGATCCAGACAAGCCAATAGAAGCACCAATTACCCAGTTTGAACGTATTTTCTACGCAGATGTAGTTGAATTCAGTCAAATACAGAGTAAATCTCAATAG
- a CDS encoding magnesium transporter, protein MTVMNNTFLSIEALYSEKDIQAVSNAFQQYGREQQINLLNRMPLEDAVLVLGQCSLSTIQTLLSELEEQGFEKRSRHLAHQLGLIYSEVEPQQGYLSTGVLSHVRQRIGWIIALALLGIVSGLIIAQYEDILSQLVLLAIYMPVIAAAGGNTGTQAATLVIRALATGELKKRQWANVLWKEFRVAICLALAIALVMIGRILLFSDNQSTGGYDINMIAYAIAVALFIQVTISTVLGAGLPIVARLFKLDPAVLVSPVLASIVDISGMWIYFTVVNSFLGIA, encoded by the coding sequence ATGACGGTAATGAACAACACTTTTTTATCTATTGAAGCTCTGTACTCAGAGAAAGACATCCAAGCTGTATCTAATGCCTTTCAACAGTACGGACGTGAGCAACAAATTAACCTTTTGAACCGCATGCCACTTGAAGATGCGGTGTTAGTACTCGGGCAATGCTCTCTTAGTACGATTCAGACTTTACTTAGTGAGTTAGAAGAGCAGGGCTTTGAGAAGCGCTCTCGACATCTAGCTCACCAACTAGGGCTGATCTATTCAGAGGTTGAACCTCAACAAGGTTACCTTTCAACTGGAGTGCTTAGCCATGTTAGGCAGCGTATCGGTTGGATTATTGCGTTAGCACTGCTGGGAATTGTCTCAGGGCTTATCATTGCTCAGTATGAAGACATTCTTAGCCAGCTAGTGCTTCTGGCGATCTATATGCCGGTAATCGCTGCTGCAGGTGGCAATACAGGAACACAAGCTGCAACTCTGGTCATTAGGGCTTTAGCCACAGGGGAGCTGAAGAAACGCCAGTGGGCGAACGTTCTGTGGAAGGAGTTTAGAGTTGCTATCTGCTTGGCGCTTGCGATTGCCTTGGTGATGATAGGCCGCATCTTACTGTTCAGTGACAACCAATCAACGGGTGGTTACGACATTAATATGATTGCTTACGCGATTGCTGTCGCTCTGTTTATTCAAGTGACAATATCAACCGTGCTTGGCGCTGGATTGCCGATTGTTGCGCGGTTATTCAAGTTAGATCCTGCGGTGCTGGTGAGCCCTGTCTTAGCTTCGATAGTCGATATTTCAGGGATGTGGATCTACTTCACGGTAGTGAATTCATTCTTAGGTATCGCTTAA